The DNA region TCGAGACGCCCTTGACGCCCTTGGCCAGGCGCTCGGCCGTCTGTCGCTGCGCGGCCGTGGCGACCTCGCCCTCGATCACCAGGCGCGTGCCGTCCATGCGCGCCTGCAGGTCCGCGTCGGCGAGCGTCTTGTCCGCCGACCAGCGCTGTTCGACCCGATCCGCGACGTCATCGCTGGCGTCGGCCGAAGCCCGTTGCGTTCCCTGCGCCTGCTGGATCACCGCCGCCGTGACGGCGCCACTGGCCATCGCTGGCGTGCCGGCGATCATGGCGGCCCCCAGCGCGAGGCCGAGGCACGGAATGAAGTTCCGACTCATCAGCTTCTCCTTTCGCGTCGGGCGGAGGCCCGACGAAACACGTGTCGAAAGGGAGAGCAAGGACCGGACCAGCGGCGGGAATGCCGCGCAGCCGGGCCCGACAGTCGAAATCAGGGCAGCGGCGCGGCAACTTCGCGCCGCGTGTACGCGGCGCATACACGCCGCGATCGTCAGCGCCTGTACGGGACCGCTTCAGCGCGAGCGATGAACGACTGCAGCGACTCGACCATGGCGCGCTGCGGCGTATTGACGTCGCCGCTGCGGTCCACCTTCTGGAGCGGGTCATCGTCGAGGTTGAACAGCTCGAACGGGGCGCGCGGGCGATGCTGGACCAGTGTCCACGCCCCACGCCGCATCGCGTACACGGCCTGGCCGCCGAGGCGCGGGCCTTCGCGGATGCTGAACAGCAGATCACGCGGAGCCCACGGCGCGCCTGCCAGGAGAGGCCGCAGGTCGCGCCCGGCGACGTCCGGGCCGAGCACGGCTTGCGCCACGCCCGCAATCGTCGGGGCGAGATCCATCGACTGGATGGGCGTGCCCTCGCTGCGTCCGGCGAACGCCGCGTGCGGCCATCGCACCACGGTCGGGATCCGCAGCCCGCCTTCGTGGAGCGTCGGCTTGCCGCCGCGCAGCCCGTTGTTGGTGGCGCCGGCCGGCACTTCCCCGCCGTTGTCGCTGGTGAAGATCACGAGCGTGTCGTCGAGCATCCGCTTGCGCTCGAGCGCCGCCACCACCTGGCCGATGCCGGCATCCATGTGCTCGACCAGGGCCAGCAACTTCGCTCGCGGCTCGGCAATCCCGGGGATGCGCGCGCGCACCTCGGCCAGCGATGCTGCCGTCGGCTGGATCGGCACGTGCGGGGCGTTGTAGGCCAGGTAGAGGAAGAGCGGCGAGCGGGGATCGTGCCGGTCCACGGCCTCGACCGCCCAGCGCGTGAACAGGTCGGTCGCGTGGCCCGCCGGGTCGATGGCGTCGCGGCCGTCGCGCATGTAGTTGATGCCGTGACGACGATGGGTGACGTAGTCGTCCATCATGTCGCCCAGGAAGCCCGTGAACGCGTCGAAGCCGCGATCCATCGGGTGGTCACCGGGCTCGAGCCCGAGGTGCCACTTCCCCACGGCGGCGGTGCGATAGCCGACCGCGCGCAGTGCCTCCGGCAGCAGGCGCAGGTCGCGCCGCAACGCCCCCCAGGAGTTGGCCGGGTCGGTGCGGATCACGCCGGGCACGCCGACCATCGGGGGGTGCTGGCCGGTCATCAGCGCGGCGCGGGTCGGCGAGCACACCGGCGCATTGGCGTACGCGCTGGTGAAGCGCACGCCCTCGCGACCCAGCCGATCGATCGACGGCGTCCGCACGTCGGTGGCGCCGTACGCGGAGACCTCGCCGATGCCGAGGTCGTCGGCGACGATCAGCAGGACGTGGGGGCGGGCCATGGCCGGCGACCGTCCGGACTGGCCCGAGGGGACGGCCAGGGCGAGCGTGGCCAGGACGACGGTGAGCGCGAGTCGGAGGCTGTGGCGTCGTCTCACGGCTGGGCAGGCTATCATGCGGCGTCCATGCCACGCGTGCTGGTGCTGTTCGCGCACCCTGCCTACGAGAAGTCCCGGGTGAACCGGCGGCTGGTCGAGGCGATTGCCGACCTCGACGAGATCACCGTCCACGACCTCTACGAGGCCTATCCCGACTTCCGGATCGACGTGGCGGCCGAGCAGGCGCGCCTGGTCGCGCACGACGTGATCGTGCTGCAGCACCCGTTCTACTGGTACAGCGCCCCGGCCCTGCTCAAGGAATACCTCGACCTGGTGCTCGAGCACGGCTTCGCGTACGGCTCGCAGGGCCACGCCCTCGACGGCAAGCTGCTGATGAATGCCACGACGACCGGCGGCGCCGAGTCGGCCTACCAGATCGGCGGGCGCAACCGCTTCACGATGCGGCAACTGCTCGCGCCGTTCGACCAGACCGCCTTCCTGTGCCGCATGACCTACCTGGCGCCCTTCGTCGTGCACGGGGCGCTGCGCATCGACGCCGAGGGTGGCCTCGACGTCGCGGAGCGACGGTACCGCGCACTGCTCGTCGCGCTCCGCGACGGCACGCTCGACCTCGCGCGCGCCGTCGAGGGCTCGCGCATCAACGACCTCGTCGCGGACGCGTGATGCACGACAACCTCCTCGCGCAGGCCTTCGTCTACCTCGCGGCCGCGGTGGCCGCGGTGCCGCTCGCCCGCCGCCTGGGCATGGGCGCGGTCCTCGGCTACCTCCTGGCCGGCATCGCCATCGGGCCGTTCGGCCTGCGCCTGGTGGCCGACGGCGCGGGCGATGTCCTGCACGTCGCCGAGTTCGGCGTCGTGATGATGCTGTTCCTGATCGGCCTCGAACTGCGTCCGGCGGCCCTCTGGCGGATGCGGGGCGCGGTCGTCGGCCTCGGCGGGGGGCAGATCGTCGCGACCGCGGCGCTGGGCTGCGCGGCGGGCGTCGCGCTGGGCGTGCCCTGGCGCATGGCGCTGGCCGTCGGCGTGATCATCGCGATGTCGTCGACGGCCATCGTGCTCCAGAGCCTCGCCGAGACGGGCCGCCTGCGCACCGACGCCGGCCAGCGCATCTTCGCCATCCTGCTCTCGCAGGACATCGCGGTGATTCCGATCCTGGCGGTCCTGCCGCTGCTGGCCACCTCGCCGCCCCCAGCGGCGGCCGAGATGCACGGCGTGGGCGCGCTGCCAGGGTGGCAACAGGCGATCGTCGTGCTCGGCGCCGTCGCCGCGATCGTCGCGGGCGGGCGCTACCTGCTGCGTCCCGTGTTCCGGGCGATCGCGCGAACGGGCCTGCGCGAGATCTTCACGGCCACGGCGCTGTTGCTCGTGGTGGGGATCGCACTGCTGATGCAGGCGGTGGGGCTGAGCCCGGCGCTGGGCACCTTCCTCGCGGGCGTGGTGCTCGCCGACAGCGAGTACCGGCACGAGCTCGAGGGCGACATCGAGCCCTTCAAGGGCCTGCTGCTCGGCCTCTTCTTCATCTCGGTCGGCGCCGGCATCGACTTCCGGCTGGTCGCGGCCGCCCCGGGATCGCTGGGCGCGCTGGTGTTGGGGATCATGGGGCTCAAGGCGCTGGTCCTGGTGCTGGTCGCGCGCCGGGCGGGCAGCGTCATGGCCGATGCGCTGTTCATCGCTGCCGCGCTCTGCCAGGTGGGCGAGTTCGCCTTCGTGCTC from Luteitalea sp. TBR-22 includes:
- a CDS encoding sulfatase, with amino-acid sequence MRRRHSLRLALTVVLATLALAVPSGQSGRSPAMARPHVLLIVADDLGIGEVSAYGATDVRTPSIDRLGREGVRFTSAYANAPVCSPTRAALMTGQHPPMVGVPGVIRTDPANSWGALRRDLRLLPEALRAVGYRTAAVGKWHLGLEPGDHPMDRGFDAFTGFLGDMMDDYVTHRRHGINYMRDGRDAIDPAGHATDLFTRWAVEAVDRHDPRSPLFLYLAYNAPHVPIQPTAASLAEVRARIPGIAEPRAKLLALVEHMDAGIGQVVAALERKRMLDDTLVIFTSDNGGEVPAGATNNGLRGGKPTLHEGGLRIPTVVRWPHAAFAGRSEGTPIQSMDLAPTIAGVAQAVLGPDVAGRDLRPLLAGAPWAPRDLLFSIREGPRLGGQAVYAMRRGAWTLVQHRPRAPFELFNLDDDPLQKVDRSGDVNTPQRAMVESLQSFIARAEAVPYRR
- a CDS encoding NAD(P)H-dependent oxidoreductase, coding for MPRVLVLFAHPAYEKSRVNRRLVEAIADLDEITVHDLYEAYPDFRIDVAAEQARLVAHDVIVLQHPFYWYSAPALLKEYLDLVLEHGFAYGSQGHALDGKLLMNATTTGGAESAYQIGGRNRFTMRQLLAPFDQTAFLCRMTYLAPFVVHGALRIDAEGGLDVAERRYRALLVALRDGTLDLARAVEGSRINDLVADA
- a CDS encoding monovalent cation:proton antiporter-2 (CPA2) family protein; translated protein: MHDNLLAQAFVYLAAAVAAVPLARRLGMGAVLGYLLAGIAIGPFGLRLVADGAGDVLHVAEFGVVMMLFLIGLELRPAALWRMRGAVVGLGGGQIVATAALGCAAGVALGVPWRMALAVGVIIAMSSTAIVLQSLAETGRLRTDAGQRIFAILLSQDIAVIPILAVLPLLATSPPPAAAEMHGVGALPGWQQAIVVLGAVAAIVAGGRYLLRPVFRAIARTGLREIFTATALLLVVGIALLMQAVGLSPALGTFLAGVVLADSEYRHELEGDIEPFKGLLLGLFFISVGAGIDFRLVAAAPGSLGALVLGIMGLKALVLVLVARRAGSVMADALFIAAALCQVGEFAFVLLGMARGAGVLPDQQAGQLVAAVALSMLATPLLLLAHARLVEPRLAGAAPTREADAIPDEDTPVIVAGFGRVGSTLGRLLRASGVGTTVLDLDGDRIEVLRRLGLEAYYGDATRLELLQAAGAARARILVVAVDDFAVTERLVEVARRHFPHLRLIVRVPDRPEAYALLRDGVSEVHRETVGTACDMGYATLRALGHRAFQARRAVQAFRDHDEQGVRALADKWGDDRSYFSAARARIAESAQLLASLDFVDRHFDLAWDNTTLRDEALGRPSAATTPEPPSTDSVEE